In Deinococcus psychrotolerans, a genomic segment contains:
- a CDS encoding glycoside hydrolase family 3 protein: MTQKRMQAGALLMVDIPGPRLDVDTAEYLRVNGIRAVCLFGKNVESQAQLRQLCTELREIMGEEALIAIDHEGGAIVRPTFWPAPPSAMSLGQAGDLQLTEDVSAAAGRQLRSVGINWNFAPVLDVNVNPDNPVIAERSFGASPDLVAQQGAAALRGLKRAGVAGCVKHFPGHGDTHQDSHRALPRVGKSRAELETLELAPFKACLTDAPAVMTAHILYDALDAEHPATLSRPILTGLLRDEWHYGGVIITDSMGMQAIDAHYGRGEAAVLSLSAGADMVMALGRREVQEATLKAVQEALEAGLEVQDKLERLSDLARRFPAKVEQNKQAQEDEKLFGEAWARGLTFVGNPQSVAVGQPLLLVAQAKAQRENVSEASVEAQTLADELAEWYAVKLHAYDDPSALNWAELRAQAEREGRLLLLITAHRHRQTALAGATPDLHLALYNPYTAQDVQSPAVQSFGFRPLARAAVWAWLRGS, translated from the coding sequence ATGACCCAAAAACGGATGCAAGCCGGTGCCCTGCTGATGGTGGACATTCCCGGCCCGCGCTTAGACGTGGACACCGCCGAATATTTGCGCGTAAACGGAATCCGGGCCGTGTGTCTCTTCGGCAAAAATGTGGAGAGCCAAGCGCAACTGCGTCAGCTCTGCACCGAGTTGCGGGAGATCATGGGCGAAGAAGCCCTGATCGCCATCGACCACGAGGGCGGCGCGATTGTCCGGCCCACCTTTTGGCCCGCGCCGCCCAGCGCCATGAGCCTCGGCCAGGCGGGTGACCTGCAACTCACCGAAGACGTTTCGGCGGCGGCGGGGCGGCAACTGCGCTCAGTGGGCATCAATTGGAATTTTGCTCCGGTGCTGGACGTGAACGTGAACCCTGACAATCCGGTGATCGCCGAGCGCTCGTTTGGAGCGTCGCCGGACTTGGTGGCCCAGCAAGGTGCGGCGGCTCTGCGCGGCCTGAAACGGGCAGGCGTGGCGGGCTGCGTCAAACATTTCCCCGGCCACGGCGACACCCACCAAGACTCGCATCGCGCCCTACCGAGGGTGGGTAAATCCCGCGCCGAGCTGGAGACGCTGGAACTCGCTCCGTTCAAGGCTTGCCTCACCGACGCCCCCGCCGTGATGACGGCCCACATCCTTTACGACGCGCTTGACGCCGAGCATCCGGCCACTCTGTCGCGGCCCATTCTGACTGGACTCCTGCGAGACGAGTGGCACTACGGCGGCGTGATTATTACCGACAGCATGGGCATGCAGGCGATTGACGCTCACTATGGGCGCGGCGAGGCGGCGGTGCTGAGCCTGAGCGCCGGAGCCGATATGGTCATGGCGCTGGGGCGGCGAGAGGTGCAGGAAGCCACCCTCAAAGCTGTGCAGGAAGCGCTGGAAGCCGGTTTGGAGGTGCAAGACAAACTCGAAAGGCTCTCAGATTTGGCGCGGCGCTTTCCGGCAAAAGTCGAGCAGAATAAACAGGCGCAGGAAGATGAAAAGCTGTTTGGCGAGGCATGGGCACGGGGCCTGACTTTTGTGGGCAACCCCCAATCGGTGGCGGTGGGTCAGCCGCTACTGCTGGTGGCCCAAGCCAAAGCCCAGCGCGAAAATGTCAGCGAGGCCAGCGTGGAGGCCCAGACGCTGGCAGACGAACTGGCCGAGTGGTACGCGGTCAAGTTGCACGCTTACGACGATCCGTCGGCGCTGAACTGGGCCGAGTTGCGGGCGCAGGCCGAGCGAGAAGGCCGCCTGTTGCTGCTCATCACGGCCCACCGCCACCGCCAAACGGCCCTCGCGGGCGCAACTCCGGATTTGCACTTGGCCCTCTACAACCCTTACACCGCACAGGACGTTCAGTCTCCCGCTGTGCAGAGTTTCGGCTTTAGGCCACTGGCGCGGGCGGCGGTGTGGGCTTGGCTACGCGGCAGCTGA
- a CDS encoding arginase: MLLSLDWDAYSGCRALVFDAPIWGTPDREHDRLAAWQARALKRDVQAREWDALEADFPLYPGWQDWAQYAGRPAWVCWSHAHAWPWLEQFPGREVLNIDSHHDLYSLSGDPGKLRPGNWAGLGLAADLISHYRVQYPAWHGEVPVAEGHDLERTLAELRPQLSQGLRGRLSLSRADTLPPKHEVEALLLVQSPSWSSPAHDAAFAALVKALDAKPISRPSVRNWPNSLPQL, encoded by the coding sequence ATGCTGCTGAGCTTAGACTGGGACGCTTATTCGGGCTGCCGAGCACTGGTGTTCGACGCGCCGATTTGGGGCACGCCCGACCGCGAGCATGACCGCTTGGCGGCTTGGCAGGCCCGCGCCCTCAAGCGTGATGTGCAGGCGCGGGAGTGGGACGCGCTGGAGGCCGATTTTCCGCTGTATCCCGGTTGGCAAGACTGGGCGCAGTACGCCGGACGCCCGGCCTGGGTGTGTTGGAGTCACGCCCACGCTTGGCCGTGGCTGGAGCAGTTTCCGGGCCGTGAAGTCCTTAACATCGACAGCCACCACGATCTGTACTCGCTCAGCGGCGACCCCGGCAAGCTGCGCCCCGGCAACTGGGCGGGCCTGGGGTTGGCGGCCGACCTGATTTCGCATTACCGCGTGCAGTACCCGGCGTGGCACGGGGAAGTGCCGGTGGCCGAGGGGCATGACCTTGAGCGCACGCTGGCCGAACTTCGCCCCCAACTGAGTCAGGGATTGCGGGGCCGCCTGAGCCTCAGCCGCGCCGATACCCTCCCCCCGAAGCATGAAGTAGAGGCGCTGCTGCTGGTGCAGTCACCGTCTTGGAGCAGTCCAGCACATGACGCGGCGTTCGCGGCGCTAGTAAAGGCGCTGGACGCAAAGCCCATCAGCCGACCATCTGTGCGAAACTGGCCCAACTCCTTACCGCAACTCTAG
- a CDS encoding sensor histidine kinase, producing the protein MTPNAQQANPDSAAPSRTWPWQRLSVSIIAAMLLMMAIMALSLVAVSNYSVQRQFDNMPAEFRAQFDSGEQSGPNNQTNPIQNRPTNTGDVGRKLAQGVTKSYFMLVPSVAAGPASALGSVSPRLSRSERIRRELLNNLIWAVAISGVVAVLIGALLARLIARPVAEVSGAAQLVASGDLSARARQWPGNAELIHLTRNFNQMASGLELLERERREMIADIAHELRTPLAVVQARLDAFEDGVLEPTTQELALMSTQIGLLTRLVSDLRTLSLAEAGRLPLQLAPLDLSALTSRIGQSFVSKAQAAGIALHLTTSAGELPIQADRDRLGQVLVNLLENALRYTPSGGQVCVSVRATSSGTDAAQAVLSVRDSGPGFPAGSERQVFTRFFRADESRTRDSGGSGLGLAIVAAIIGAHGGAVTARNALSGGAEVEVRLPLHEEAPSEWSEALASSGAGSTL; encoded by the coding sequence ATGACGCCCAACGCCCAACAAGCCAATCCCGATTCAGCCGCGCCCAGCCGCACCTGGCCCTGGCAGCGCCTGTCGGTGAGCATCATTGCCGCCATGCTGCTGATGATGGCGATCATGGCGCTGAGCTTGGTGGCGGTGTCTAATTACTCGGTGCAGCGGCAATTCGACAACATGCCGGCAGAATTTCGCGCTCAGTTTGACTCGGGTGAACAGAGCGGGCCAAACAACCAAACCAACCCCATTCAAAATCGCCCCACCAACACTGGTGACGTGGGGCGCAAACTCGCGCAGGGCGTGACCAAATCCTATTTCATGCTGGTGCCGTCTGTGGCTGCTGGGCCAGCTTCTGCGCTTGGCTCAGTGTCCCCGCGCCTCAGCCGGAGCGAGCGAATCCGGCGTGAATTGCTGAACAACCTCATCTGGGCAGTGGCAATTTCGGGCGTGGTGGCCGTTCTGATCGGGGCGCTGCTGGCCCGCTTGATTGCCCGTCCGGTGGCTGAAGTCTCCGGAGCCGCGCAACTGGTGGCCAGCGGAGACCTCTCGGCCCGCGCCCGGCAGTGGCCCGGCAACGCGGAGCTGATCCATTTGACCCGCAACTTCAATCAGATGGCCAGCGGCTTGGAACTCCTCGAGCGCGAACGCCGCGAGATGATCGCCGACATCGCCCACGAACTGCGCACCCCGCTGGCCGTGGTGCAGGCCCGCCTCGACGCTTTTGAAGACGGTGTGCTGGAACCCACCACGCAGGAACTGGCCCTGATGTCGACTCAAATTGGCCTGCTGACCCGCTTGGTAAGCGATCTGCGGACGCTGTCGCTGGCCGAGGCGGGCCGCTTGCCGCTGCAACTCGCGCCGCTGGATTTGTCGGCGCTGACCTCACGCATCGGGCAGTCTTTTGTCAGCAAAGCGCAGGCGGCGGGCATTGCCCTGCATCTGACGACCTCGGCGGGTGAGCTGCCGATCCAAGCCGACCGTGACCGCTTGGGGCAAGTCTTGGTCAATTTGCTCGAAAATGCTCTGCGCTACACCCCGTCCGGCGGGCAAGTCTGCGTTTCGGTGCGTGCCACATCCAGCGGCACAGACGCGGCCCAGGCCGTGCTGAGCGTGCGCGACTCTGGCCCCGGCTTTCCGGCGGGCAGCGAACGGCAGGTCTTTACCCGCTTTTTTAGGGCCGACGAGAGCCGCACCCGCGATTCGGGCGGCAGCGGGCTGGGGCTGGCGATTGTGGCTGCCATCATCGGCGCACACGGCGGCGCGGTGACGGCCCGCAACGCACTGAGTGGCGGAGCGGAAGTGGAAGTCCGGCTGCCGCTGCACGAAGAAGCGCCCAGCGAGTGGAGCGAGGCGCTGGCTTCATCCGGCGCAGGCTCTACACTCTGA
- a CDS encoding response regulator encodes MSALILIVEDEPHLAEVLEAYAKQEGFRSERAADGNAALTLYRAAKPDLVLLDIMLPGKNGLDVLRSIRQDGATPVILVTARAEESDHIVGLELGADDYVVKPFRPREVMARVRAVLRRASAALESGDAPLRVGPLEIDRRAVTASVSGQELQLTPTEFRLLSHLAAAPGRAFSREELLQAALPDSDALERVVDAHLAGARRKLEAAGAAGLLHTVRGVGYRLSEG; translated from the coding sequence ATGAGCGCCCTGATTTTAATCGTAGAAGACGAGCCGCATCTGGCCGAGGTGCTGGAAGCCTACGCCAAGCAAGAAGGCTTCCGCAGCGAACGGGCCGCCGACGGCAACGCCGCGCTGACCCTTTACCGCGCCGCCAAGCCGGATCTGGTGCTGCTCGACATTATGCTGCCCGGCAAAAATGGCCTGGATGTGCTGCGCTCGATTCGCCAAGACGGTGCCACGCCGGTCATTCTGGTGACCGCCCGCGCCGAGGAAAGCGATCACATCGTGGGCCTGGAACTCGGCGCAGACGATTACGTGGTCAAGCCGTTTCGCCCCCGCGAGGTGATGGCCCGCGTGCGGGCGGTGCTGCGCCGCGCCTCCGCCGCGCTCGAATCCGGTGACGCGCCGCTGCGGGTGGGGCCGCTGGAGATAGACCGCCGCGCCGTGACTGCCAGCGTCAGCGGACAAGAACTGCAACTGACGCCCACCGAGTTTCGGCTGCTTTCGCATCTGGCCGCCGCGCCGGGCCGGGCGTTTAGCCGTGAGGAACTCTTGCAGGCTGCCCTGCCCGACTCCGACGCTCTGGAGCGGGTGGTGGACGCGCACCTGGCCGGAGCGAGGCGCAAACTGGAAGCGGCGGGCGCGGCGGGCCTGCTGCACACTGTGCGCGGCGTCGGCTATAGATTGTCCGAAGGGTAA
- a CDS encoding efflux RND transporter periplasmic adaptor subunit — protein sequence MSTPSTAASRPAPQRKTRKIWPWIVAALLIGGGGAYWYQRTKTAQTPVVTVQTATAAEGEVKVSVSGPGTLQAATSSSVSATTGGTLTLVPTVGQSVTKGQLIAKLSSLTADTGLQNAQLALQKAQAQLASLRASQASSRAGDAQSVVSAQQSLTTAQSNLAAAQQTYANQQTIYAVGGISAQDLETARLGVQSAQSALSTAQQALSSARAQQSAKALSAQQDLSSSQLAVQQAQVSLQDAQTTQAGIKLYAPMSGTVATVPVSSGQSVTGSSVGGTVIATLIDASQIDLPVQIDETEIGAIKAGQQADVTLDALDGQTFSGKVIRISPQATTDSGIAYFTVTVQLPNPEGTLRPGMTAEAEIIQSQAQGLTVPKKAVEAVRTRSYVQLQAADGTAERTRVRTGADDGTNIIVTEGLKAGDVVVLPAGTVPSSPGGAGAARTGTPTRVPGVGGFGGGR from the coding sequence ATGTCCACACCCAGCACAGCGGCGTCTCGGCCCGCTCCCCAGCGCAAAACACGCAAAATCTGGCCGTGGATCGTGGCGGCCCTGCTGATCGGCGGCGGCGGAGCTTACTGGTATCAGCGCACCAAAACGGCACAGACCCCAGTGGTCACCGTTCAGACGGCCACCGCCGCCGAGGGTGAGGTCAAGGTGTCGGTCAGCGGGCCGGGCACTTTGCAGGCAGCCACCAGCAGCAGTGTTTCGGCCACGACGGGCGGCACCTTGACGCTGGTGCCCACGGTGGGCCAGAGCGTCACCAAGGGCCAACTGATTGCCAAACTCAGCAGCTTGACCGCCGACACCGGCCTGCAAAACGCCCAACTCGCGCTGCAAAAAGCCCAGGCGCAGCTCGCTTCGCTACGGGCGTCGCAGGCCAGCAGCCGCGCCGGAGACGCGCAGAGCGTCGTCAGCGCCCAGCAGAGCTTAACCACCGCTCAGAGCAACCTCGCCGCCGCCCAGCAGACTTACGCCAATCAGCAAACTATCTACGCGGTGGGCGGCATCAGCGCTCAGGATCTGGAAACGGCCCGCCTCGGGGTGCAAAGTGCCCAGAGCGCCCTCAGCACAGCCCAGCAAGCTCTAAGCTCAGCCCGCGCTCAGCAGAGTGCCAAAGCCCTCAGCGCCCAGCAGGATCTCAGCAGCAGCCAACTGGCGGTGCAGCAAGCTCAGGTCAGCTTGCAAGACGCCCAAACCACCCAGGCGGGCATCAAGTTGTATGCCCCGATGTCCGGCACGGTGGCGACGGTGCCGGTCAGCAGCGGCCAGAGCGTCACCGGCAGCAGCGTGGGCGGCACGGTAATCGCCACCTTGATCGACGCTTCGCAGATCGACCTCCCGGTGCAGATCGACGAAACCGAGATCGGGGCCATCAAAGCGGGCCAACAAGCAGACGTGACTTTGGACGCCCTCGACGGCCAGACCTTTAGCGGCAAAGTCATCCGGATCAGCCCGCAGGCCACCACCGATTCCGGCATCGCTTACTTCACGGTAACGGTGCAGCTTCCCAACCCTGAAGGCACCCTGCGCCCCGGCATGACCGCCGAAGCCGAAATCATCCAGAGCCAAGCTCAGGGCCTGACGGTTCCCAAAAAAGCGGTGGAAGCAGTCAGAACGCGCAGCTATGTTCAGCTTCAGGCCGCAGACGGCACGGCGGAGCGCACCCGCGTCCGCACCGGAGCCGATGACGGCACCAACATCATCGTGACCGAGGGACTGAAGGCCGGCGACGTGGTGGTGTTGCCGGCTGGCACGGTGCCCAGCAGCCCTGGCGGCGCAGGCGCGGCGCGGACGGGCACCCCCACCCGCGTTCCGGGCGTCGGGGGCTTCGGCGGTGGACGGTGA
- a CDS encoding ABC transporter ATP-binding protein, translating into MSVPVSDLPVLDLSAVRKTYQTGEVVFEALRGVGLVVNVGEMVALMGPSGSGKTTLMQIIGLLDRASEGRYLLGGRDVTALSENERAEARNEEIGFVFQAFHLLPRLNLLENVEVPLTYAGYPAAERREIAMNVLRRVGLESKAKNLPSQISGGQKQRVAVARALSLSPRLLLADEPTGNLDSHTSEEVMNLFGELHAEGKTVVIVTHENDIAEYTERVVRLRDGVIERDERQTPTRGQRAAPLTVQAAML; encoded by the coding sequence GTGAGCGTTCCCGTTTCAGACCTACCCGTTTTGGATCTCAGCGCCGTTCGCAAAACCTACCAGACCGGCGAAGTGGTGTTCGAGGCGCTCCGGGGCGTGGGCTTGGTGGTCAACGTGGGCGAGATGGTGGCGCTGATGGGGCCGTCGGGCAGCGGCAAGACCACCTTGATGCAGATTATCGGCTTACTCGACCGCGCTTCTGAGGGCCGCTACTTGCTGGGCGGGCGCGACGTGACGGCGCTGAGTGAAAACGAGCGGGCCGAGGCCAGAAACGAGGAGATCGGCTTCGTGTTTCAGGCGTTTCACCTGCTGCCGCGCTTAAACCTCCTCGAAAATGTCGAAGTCCCGCTGACCTACGCCGGATACCCCGCCGCCGAGCGCCGCGAAATCGCCATGAACGTGCTGCGGCGGGTCGGGCTGGAGAGCAAAGCCAAGAACTTGCCCTCGCAGATCAGCGGCGGGCAAAAGCAGCGGGTGGCGGTGGCGCGGGCGCTGAGCCTCTCGCCCCGCTTGCTGCTGGCCGACGAGCCGACCGGCAACTTGGATTCGCACACCTCCGAGGAAGTCATGAACCTGTTTGGTGAACTGCACGCCGAGGGCAAGACGGTGGTGATCGTGACCCACGAAAATGACATTGCGGAGTACACCGAGCGGGTGGTGCGGCTGCGCGACGGAGTGATCGAGCGAGACGAGCGCCAGACCCCCACGCGCGGCCAACGGGCGGCCCCGCTTACCGTCCAAGCGGCGATGCTATGA
- a CDS encoding ABC transporter permease, whose protein sequence is MTTQPLKDAAPQPPSQTPISQTPTGQHRSRTGGGMGLGGAVTVAWRAILGSPLRSMLTALGVIIGVAAVIALTAIGSGSTAGVTKNLEALGTNLLTVGSARSNFGGGSLVRGGPRQTITLKDAEAIAALDSARIAGVAPSTQSSVQAKAGSLNTQATVIGTWPAYETVRNSPLATGSYFTDEDVKGRKRVAVIGYQLVQDLFSGADPLNQKVRLGNVTFTVIGTLPDKGASGFGNPNGQVIVPLSTFQQRFSTTRSGGQPTVSNVYVQATTAADLTPLQSEITSLLETRHKITDPANDDFQIQNQADSLASLNSITTTLTLLVGAIAGISLLVGGIGIMNIMLVSVTERTREIGVRKALGAKPRDILTQFLVEAFVLSVGGGVIGLVLGVGAAYLGTLAGITPVFSPVTIGIAFLFSALVGIFFGYYPAAQAAKLDPVDSLRYE, encoded by the coding sequence ATGACCACCCAACCCCTCAAGGACGCCGCGCCGCAACCGCCCAGCCAGACTCCTATCAGCCAAACCCCAACTGGCCAGCACCGCTCCCGCACAGGCGGCGGCATGGGCCTGGGCGGCGCAGTGACAGTGGCCTGGCGGGCGATTTTGGGTTCGCCGCTGCGCAGTATGCTCACGGCGCTGGGCGTCATCATCGGCGTGGCCGCCGTGATCGCGCTGACAGCCATCGGATCGGGCAGCACGGCGGGCGTCACCAAAAACCTGGAAGCGCTGGGCACCAACCTTCTGACGGTGGGCAGCGCACGCAGCAACTTCGGCGGCGGCTCACTGGTGCGCGGCGGCCCGCGCCAGACCATTACCCTCAAAGACGCCGAGGCGATTGCGGCGCTCGACTCGGCCAGGATCGCGGGGGTGGCCCCCAGCACCCAGAGCAGCGTGCAGGCCAAAGCCGGAAGCCTCAATACCCAGGCCACCGTCATCGGCACCTGGCCCGCTTACGAAACGGTCAGAAACAGCCCGCTGGCCACTGGCAGTTACTTCACCGACGAGGACGTAAAAGGCCGCAAACGGGTGGCGGTCATCGGTTATCAGCTGGTGCAGGACTTGTTCAGCGGCGCTGATCCACTCAATCAAAAAGTCCGGCTGGGCAACGTGACGTTTACGGTCATCGGCACGCTGCCCGACAAGGGAGCCAGCGGCTTCGGCAACCCCAACGGGCAAGTCATCGTGCCGCTGTCCACCTTCCAGCAGCGCTTTAGCACCACCCGCAGTGGCGGCCAGCCCACCGTCAGCAACGTGTATGTGCAGGCCACCACCGCCGCCGATTTGACCCCGCTGCAAAGCGAAATTACCAGTTTGCTGGAAACCCGCCACAAAATCACCGACCCGGCCAACGACGATTTTCAGATTCAGAATCAGGCCGACTCGCTGGCGAGCCTGAACAGCATCACCACCACCCTGACGCTGCTGGTGGGCGCAATCGCCGGAATCAGTTTGCTGGTCGGCGGCATCGGCATCATGAACATCATGCTGGTGTCGGTCACCGAGCGCACCCGCGAAATCGGCGTCCGCAAAGCGCTGGGCGCAAAACCCCGCGACATCCTGACTCAGTTTTTGGTCGAAGCCTTCGTCCTGTCGGTGGGCGGCGGCGTGATCGGGCTGGTGCTGGGAGTAGGCGCAGCTTATTTGGGCACACTGGCAGGCATCACTCCGGTGTTCTCTCCCGTCACGATTGGCATTGCCTTTTTGTTCAGCGCCCTGGTGGGCATCTTCTTCGGCTACTACCCGGCGGCGCAGGCGGCCAAACTCGATCCGGTGGACAGTTTGCGCTATGAGTAG
- a CDS encoding class I SAM-dependent methyltransferase yields MNYDDFADLYDHQYDLYRDDLHFYGGLAERVGGKLLEVGAGTGRVTSYLARRGADVTGLEPSARMLERARARAERENLVLHLVQGDAKTFQLETRFDLIIAPFNALMHLYTPNEQLQALENLRAHLIPGGQLVFDLSVPRYGQPATMRHEGETFYVGKERTDVFLVQRLDEVKQRVTTDYYVDTVGENGALRRRFFSLEQRYYTRYEVEWLLRCAGFESPRVQGGFQGGPLEMGSETMVFLTRRKG; encoded by the coding sequence GTGAACTACGACGATTTTGCCGATCTCTACGACCATCAGTACGACCTTTACCGCGACGATTTGCATTTTTACGGCGGACTGGCTGAGCGCGTCGGCGGCAAGCTGCTGGAAGTTGGAGCGGGCACCGGGCGCGTGACCAGCTACCTGGCGCGGCGCGGCGCAGACGTGACCGGCTTGGAGCCGAGCGCCCGCATGTTGGAGCGGGCCAGAGCGCGGGCGGAGCGCGAAAACCTGGTGCTGCATCTGGTGCAAGGCGACGCCAAGACCTTTCAATTAGAAACCCGCTTCGACCTGATCATCGCCCCCTTCAACGCCCTGATGCATCTCTACACCCCCAACGAGCAGTTGCAGGCGCTGGAAAACCTGCGTGCTCACCTGATCCCCGGCGGCCAACTGGTGTTTGATTTGAGCGTGCCGCGCTACGGCCAGCCCGCCACCATGCGGCATGAGGGCGAGACGTTTTATGTCGGCAAGGAGCGCACCGACGTGTTTTTGGTGCAGCGCCTCGACGAAGTCAAGCAGCGCGTGACCACCGATTACTACGTGGACACGGTGGGAGAGAACGGAGCGCTGCGCCGCCGATTTTTCAGCTTGGAGCAGCGCTACTACACCCGCTACGAAGTGGAGTGGCTGCTGCGCTGCGCGGGCTTCGAGTCGCCCCGCGTGCAAGGCGGTTTTCAAGGTGGGCCGCTGGAAATGGGCAGCGAAACGATGGTATTTTTGACGCGGCGTAAGGGGTAA
- a CDS encoding YfiT family bacillithiol transferase, translated as MTTPLDTALSFAAASARVDAYVSQFKEGYFPPLLLLARLSEEVGEVARVLSHENGKTPKAGEDVGDLELELADALFVMLCMTNSRGLSLERGFERMMQKVETRDAQRWTKKEEASPRTFLTDPRYPVGPMPVPGEVSLQARAEAVEAIRALPAELRSAAANLSDAQLDTPYREGGWTLRQVVHHVADSHLNAYARLKWALTEERPTIKPYQESQWASFADSALPVEVSLVLLDSLHQRWVAVLESLSEAQWAREFVHPVGGEVLSVGQAARRYQWHGQHHTAHLLRLRQAQGWPLR; from the coding sequence ATGACCACGCCCCTGGACACCGCGCTCAGCTTCGCCGCCGCCAGTGCGCGGGTAGACGCTTACGTTTCGCAGTTTAAGGAAGGCTACTTTCCGCCGCTGTTGCTGCTGGCCCGTCTCAGTGAAGAAGTGGGCGAGGTGGCCCGCGTCCTCTCGCACGAAAACGGCAAAACGCCCAAAGCCGGCGAAGACGTGGGCGACTTGGAGTTGGAACTGGCCGACGCCCTGTTCGTGATGCTGTGTATGACCAACTCGCGGGGCCTGAGCTTGGAGCGCGGCTTCGAGCGGATGATGCAGAAAGTCGAAACGCGCGACGCCCAGCGCTGGACGAAGAAAGAAGAGGCGTCGCCCCGCACCTTCTTGACCGATCCGCGTTACCCGGTTGGCCCGATGCCGGTGCCGGGTGAGGTGTCCTTGCAAGCACGCGCAGAAGCAGTGGAAGCCATTCGCGCTTTGCCTGCCGAGTTGCGCTCAGCGGCGGCCAACCTGAGTGACGCCCAACTGGATACCCCCTACCGTGAAGGCGGCTGGACACTGCGCCAGGTCGTTCACCACGTTGCCGACAGCCACCTGAACGCCTACGCCCGCCTCAAATGGGCGCTGACCGAGGAGCGGCCCACCATCAAGCCCTATCAGGAAAGCCAGTGGGCGAGCTTTGCAGATTCGGCCCTGCCTGTAGAAGTCAGTTTGGTGCTGCTCGACAGCCTGCATCAGCGCTGGGTGGCTGTGCTGGAGAGCTTAAGCGAAGCGCAGTGGGCGCGTGAGTTCGTGCATCCGGTGGGTGGCGAGGTGCTGAGCGTGGGCCAAGCGGCGCGGCGCTACCAATGGCACGGCCAGCACCACACCGCCCACCTCTTGCGGCTGCGGCAAGCGCAGGGCTGGCCGTTGCGCTAA
- a CDS encoding DUF4384 domain-containing protein, with protein sequence MRNAFLLGSLALGLSACSVTVQSNAGLSGSRSNLISSFTPARGEGSTYPIGSQVSFNLTTRTAGYVTLISLDPNGRGNVLVRGAAVGAGTTTFPRAEDRVTYDVREPYGLQRVRAIFTRVRPTVDVVLQGQYSGDTWNTVTSSYLRPYALTDRDVQETFFYIR encoded by the coding sequence ATGCGAAATGCCTTTTTGCTCGGCTCTTTGGCGCTTGGCCTAAGCGCCTGTTCAGTGACGGTTCAGTCCAACGCGGGCCTCAGCGGCTCGCGCAGCAATCTTATCTCCAGCTTTACGCCCGCACGCGGCGAAGGCAGCACCTACCCGATCGGCAGTCAAGTCAGCTTTAATCTCACCACCCGCACGGCCGGCTACGTCACTCTGATTTCGCTCGACCCCAACGGGCGCGGCAATGTCTTGGTGCGCGGCGCGGCAGTGGGCGCGGGCACCACCACCTTCCCGCGTGCCGAAGACCGCGTGACTTACGACGTACGCGAGCCTTACGGCCTTCAGCGGGTGCGGGCCATCTTTACCCGCGTGCGCCCCACCGTGGACGTGGTGCTGCAAGGCCAGTACAGCGGCGACACTTGGAACACCGTGACCAGCTCTTACCTGCGGCCCTACGCCCTGACTGACCGCGACGTGCAGGAAACTTTTTTCTACATTCGCTGA